The Sesamum indicum cultivar Zhongzhi No. 13 linkage group LG1, S_indicum_v1.0, whole genome shotgun sequence genome includes a window with the following:
- the LOC105157338 gene encoding phospholipase D beta 1, whose protein sequence is MAHLTYSDSMSGGSQHGQGVQFVPFKTAAGSLRVLLLHGNLDIWVKAARNLPNMDLFHKSLGDMFGRLSGKFMSKVEGNTPTKITSDPYVTITVSDAVVGRTFVISNSENPVWNQHFHVPVAHYGAEVHFVVKDSDIVGSQIMGAVGIPVEQLISGARIEGTYPIIGANGKQCNPGAELSLSIQYIPMDRVPLYHGGVGGDLSYQGVPGTYFPLRRGGTVTLYQDAHADDDLLPKLWLANGRLYQHGHCWRDIYDAISQARRLIYITGWSVYHLVQLVRDDPNVTNSTLGELLKVKSQEGVRVLLLVWDDPTSTSILGYKTEGVMNTSDEETRRYFKHSSVQVLLCPRSAKKGSWAKKQETGTIYTHHQKSVIVDADAGNYRRKIIAFVGGLDLCKGRYDTQKHPIFRTLQTVHKDDYHNPNFTGPAVGCPREPWHDLHCKIDGPAAYDVLTNFEERWLKASKRHGLQKMKASYDDSLLKLERIADVLGIAEAANQTQGDPEGWHVQVFRSIDSNSVKGFPKDPKEAPNRNLVCGKNILIDMSIHTAYVKAIRSAQHFIYIENQYFLGSSFNWANYKDLGANNLIPMEIALKVANKIRARERFSVYIIIPMWPEGVPTSTPTQRILFWQYNTMQMMYETIYKALEEMGLEKEYEPQDYLNFFCLGNREAEDSGGKPITKGSDGNTPQALTRKNRRFMIYVHSKGMIVDDEYVILGSANINQRSLEGTRDTEIAMGAYQPHYTWTNRHGNPHGQIYGYRMSLWAEHTGTLEQCFEQPESLECMRRVRWMGEQNWKQFAANEVSEMRGHLLKYPVEVDRTGKVRPLPGSETFPDMGGKIIGTFTGIQENLTI, encoded by the exons ATGGCTCACTTAACTTACTCTGATTCAATGTCTGGGGGCTCTCAGCACGGTCAAGGTGTGCAATTTGTGCCATTCAAGACTGCTGCAGGGTCACTCAGGGTGTTGTTGTTGCATGGAAATTTGGATATTTGGGTGAAGGCAGCCAGGAATCTTCCGAATATGGATTTATTCCACAAGAGTTTAGGTGATATGTTTGGGAGATTGTCTGGGAAGTTTATGAGTAAAGTGGAAGGAAACACGCCTACCAAGATAACAAGTGATCCTTATGTCACTATTACGGTGTCTGATGCCGTTGTTGGTAGGACTTTCGTGATAAGTAACAGTGAGAACCCTGTTTGGAACCAGCATTTTCACGTTCCAGTGGCTCATTATGGTGCAGAAGTGCATTTTGTGGTAAAAGACAGTGATATTGTGGGATCTCAGATTATGGGGGCTGTTGGAATCCCAGTCGAGCAACTAATCTCAGGTGCAAGAATTGAGGGTACTTATCCGATAATTGGTGCAAATGGGAAGCAATGCAACCCAGGGGCTGAGTTGAGCCTTTCAATTCAATATATACCAATGGATAGGGTGCCCCTTTATCACGGTGGGGTGGGAGGCGACCTTTCTTATCAAGGTGTACCTGGTACCTATTTCCCTCTTCGGAGAGGAGGAACAGTCACACTTTATCAAGACGCCCATGCCGACGATGATTTGCTTCCAAAATTGTGGCTGGCTAATGGCAGACTGTATCAACATGGACACTGTTGGCGTGATATTTATGATGCGATATCTCAGGCTCGTCGCCTAATTTATATCACAGGGTGGTCTGTTTACCACTTAGTTCAACTTGTCAGGGATGATCCTAATGTAACAAATAGTACATTAGGTGAGCTTTTGAAGGTGAAATCCCAGGAAGGTGTACGGGTGCTGCTCCTAGTATGGGATGATCCTACTTCCACAAGCATATTGGGGTATAAGACT GAAGGCGTAATGAATACAAGTGACGAAGAAACACGGCGTTATTTCAAGCATTCATCTGTCCAGGTGCTGCTGTGTCCACGGAGTGCTAAGAAAGGTAGCTGGGCCAAAAAGCAG GAAACTGGAACAATCTATACTCATCATCAGAAAAGTGTGATAGTAGATGCTGATGCAGGTAACTATAGGAGAAAGATCATAGCATTTGTTGGGGGCCTTGATCTGTGCAAGGGAAGATATGATACCCAAAAGCACCCAATTTTTAGAACATTGCAAACTGTTCACAAAGATGACTATCATAATCCTAATTTCACG GGGCCTGCTGTTGGTTGTCCACGAGAGCCATGGCATGATTTACACTGTAAAATTGATGGTCCAGCTGCATACGATGTCTTGACCAATTTCGAAGAGCGTTGGTTGAAGGCCTCAAAGCGCCACGGCCTTCAGAAAATGAAAGCTTCTTATGATGATTCCTTACTCAAGCTTGAAAGAATCGCTGATGTATTGGGGATAGCTGAGGCTGCCAACCAGACACAAGGTGATCCAGAGGGTTGGCATGTTCAG GTTTTTCGTTCAATTGACTCAAACTCAGTTAAAGGCTTCCCCAAGGATCCAAAAGAAGCTCCAAACAGg AACCTGGTATGTGGGAAGAACATACTGATTGACATGAGCATACATACTGCTTATGTGAAGGCTATCCGATCAGCTCAACATTTCATTTACATCGAGAACCAGTACTTCCTTGGGTCATCATTCAATTGGGCTAATTATAAGGACTTGG GTGCAAACAATTTAATCCCTATGGAAATTGCTCTCAAGGTTGCTAATAAAATCAGAGCAAGGGAAAGGTTTTCTGTTTACATTATCATTCCAATGTGGCCAGAGGGAGTTCCTACCAGTACTCCCACTCAGAGAATCCTGTTTTGGCAG TATAATACAATGCAAATGATGTACGAGACTATCTACAAGGCTTTAGAAGAGATGGGGCTAGAGAAAGAGTATGAACCGCAGgattatttgaatttcttctgCCTTGGGAATCGTGAGGCTGAAGACAGTGGCGGCAAGCCCATCACAAAAGGCTCGGATGGAAATACCCCACAA GCGCTCACTCGGAAAAACCGGCGGTTCATGATCTATGTTCACTCAAAGGGAATGATAGTGGACGATGAATATGTGATATTAGGCTCCGCTAACATCAACCAACGCTCTCTAGAAGGAACCAGAGACACTGAAATTGCTATGGGTGCATATCAGCCTCATTATACATGGACAAACAGACATGGAAATCCACATGGGCAG ATCTATGGATATAGAATGTCGCTTTGGGCAGAGCACACAGGCACTCTAGAGCAATGTTTTGAGCAACCAGAGAGTCTGGAGTGCATGAGACGCGTAAGATGGATGGGTGAGCAGAACTGGAAACAGTTTGCAGCAAATGAAGTAAGCGAAATGCGAGGCCACCTGCTCAAGTATCCAGTTGAAGTCGACAGAACGGGAAAGGTTAGGCCTCTTCCTGGCAGCGAGACATTTCCAGACATGGGCGGCAAGATAATCGGGACATTTACAGGCATTCAAGAGAATCTTACCATCTGA